Proteins encoded together in one Tripterygium wilfordii isolate XIE 37 chromosome 14, ASM1340144v1, whole genome shotgun sequence window:
- the LOC120014866 gene encoding long-chain-fatty-acid--[acyl-carrier-protein] ligase AEE15, chloroplastic isoform X2: MTTIPLTSSLIVNSRCDHSRRHAFQFIFSRSQFSVSKSFTRKCRGAKIGVSPNMRFRVHCESKELQIRKCSPFLEKTLLSSNGASDSDDWVAVPDIWRYSAEKYGDRVALVDPYHNPPTNMTYKQLEQEILDFSEGLRVIGVKPDEKVALFADNSCRWLVTDQGIMATGAINVVRGSRSSVEELLQIYHHSDSVALAVDSPELFNRIAETFCSKAAMRFVILLWGEKSCLAIDGGEGLPIYNYKEIIDLGRESRQALGDSLAARQKNYQYETINSDDIATLMYTSGTTGNPKGVMLSHKNLLHQIKNLWDIVPAEVGDKFLSMLPPWHAYERACEYFTFTYGVEQVYTTVRNLKEDLRFYQPKYLISVPLVFETLYSGIQKQISTSSAVRKLVALSFIKVSLAYMESKRIYEGIYLTNLKQPPYLVSVLDWLYARFIAALLWPLHVLAKRLVYSKIHSAIGITKAGISGGGSLPLHVDKFFEAIGVKVQNGYGLTESSPVIACRRPTCNVLGSVGHPIRHTEFKIVDLDTDEALPPGSKGIVNVRGPQVMKGYYKNPEATKQAVDEAGWLNTGDLGWIAPHHSIGRSRNSGGVIVLEGRIKDTIILSTGENVEPVELEEAAMRSSVIQQIVVVGQDQRRLGGIIVPNKEEMLMLAKKVSIVDADASELSKERMTGLLHEELRKWTSECSFQIGPILVVDDPFTIDGGLMTPTMKIRRDRVLAKYKEQIANMYN; encoded by the exons ATGACGACTATTCCTTTGACGTCGAGTCTTATCGTGAATTCTCGGTGCGATCACAGTCGTAGACATGCATTTCAGTTCATTTTCTCTCGGTCTCAATTCAGCGTCTCCAAGAGTTTCACTAGGAAATGCAGGGGTGCCAAAATTGGAGTCTCTCCCAATATGCGATTTCGGGTTCACTGCGAATCCAAG GAATTGCAGATAAGGAAGTGCTCACCTTTCCTAGAAAAAACATTACTATCGAGTAATGGTGCCTCGGACTCTGATGATTGGGTAGCAGTGCCGGACATTTGGAGATATTCAGCGGAGAAATATGGTGATCGGGTTGCCCTGGTGGATCCTTACCACAACCCTCCAACAAATATGACATATAAACAG TTAGAGCAGGAAATCTTAGATTTTTCCGAAGGCTTGAGGGTTATTGGTGTTAAACCGGATGAGAAAGTTGCCCTTTTCGCTGATAATTCGTGCCGGTGGCTTGTTACGGACCAAG GTATAATGGCTACAGGAGCAATTAATGTGGTGCGGGGTTCTAGGTCCTCTGTTGAGGAGCTGCTACAAATATACCATCACTCTGACAG CGTCGCACTTGCTGTGGACAGTCCTGAATTGTTTAATCGAATAGCAGAAACATTCTGCTCCAAGGCAGCTATGAGATTTGTCATTCTACTATGGGGGGAAAAATCATGCCTGGCAATTGATGGAGGGGAAGGACTACCTATTTATAACTATAAGGAGATTATAGACTTGGGGCGAGAGAGCCGTCAGGCTTTGGGTGATTCTCTTGCTGCTA GgcaaaaaaattatcaatatgAAACCATCAACTCTGATGATATTGCAACACTTATGTACACAAGTGGAACTACAGGAAATCCAAAAGGTGTCATGCTTAGCCATAAGAACCTTTTGCACCAG ATAAAAAATTTGTGGGACATCGTGCCTGCTGAAGTTGGGGATAAATTTCTGAGTATGCTTCCACCTTGGCATGCATATGAACGAGCTTGTGAATATTTCACGTTTACATACGGAGTTGAACAAGTGTACACAACTGTGAGGAACTTGAAG GAGGATTTGCGTTTCTATCAACCGAAATACCTGATCTCTGTACCTTTAGTGTTTGAGACCCTCTACAG TGGGATACAAAAACAGATCTCTACGAGCTCCGCTGTTCGTAAGCTTGTGGCACTTTCATTTATTAAAGTCAGCTTGGCATACATGGAGTCAAAGCGAATTTATGAG GGGATATATCTAACAAATCTGAAGCAACCACCATATCTTGTCTCAGTGTTGGACTGGCTGTATGCAAGATTTATTGCAGCACTACTTTGGCCGCTGCATGTGTTAGCAAAGAGGCTTGTTTACAGCAAAATTCACTCTGCTATAGGAATTACCAAG GCTGGCATTAGTGGAGGAGGTAGTTTGCCTTTGCATGTCGATAAATTTTTTGAG GCAATAGGTGTCAAAGTTCAGAATGGATATGGCTTGACTGAGTCATCTCCGGTAATTGCATGTCGACGGCCCACCTGCAAT GTTCTTGGCTCAGTCGGGCATCCAATTCGGCACACAGAATTTAAAATTGTGGATTTGGACACTGATGAAGCTCTTCCACCTGGTTCAAAAGGCATTGTAAACGTTAGGGGGCCACAAGTGATGAAAGGCTACTATAAG AATCCAGAGGCTACAAAACAAGCTGTAGATGAGGCTGGTTGGCTAAACACTGGTGATTTAGGTTGGATTGCTCCTCACCATTCCATAGGGCGAAGTCGTAACTCTGGTGGTGTCATTGTTCTCGAAGGACGCATTAAAGATACTATTATTCTTTCAACAG GTGAAAATGTTGAACCTGTTGAGTTGGAAGAAGCTGCCATGAGAAGTAGTGTTATTCAACAGATTGTTGTCGTTGGCCAG GATCAACGTCGTCTTGGAGGTATAATTGTtccaaataaagaagaaatgCTAATGTTGGCCAAAAAAGTGTCCATCGTAGATGCTGATGCCAGTGAGCTTAGTAAGGAAAGAATGACAGGCCTACTACATGAAGAACTGAGGAAATG GACATCAGAGTGTTCATTTCAAATTGGTCCAATCCTTGTTGTGGATGACCCTTTTACA ATTGATGGTGGTTTAATGACCCCAACCATGAAAATCCGCAGAGATAGAGTCCTTGCAAAATACAAGGAGCAGATAGCTAATATGTACAATTAA
- the LOC120014866 gene encoding long-chain-fatty-acid--[acyl-carrier-protein] ligase AEE15, chloroplastic isoform X6 yields the protein MTTIPLTSSLIVNSRCDHSRRHAFQFIFSRSQFSVSKSFTRKCRGAKIGVSPNMRFRVHCESKTQELQIRKCSPFLEKTLLSSNGASDSDDWVAVPDIWRYSAEKYGDRVALVDPYHNPPTNMTYKQLEQEILDFSEGLRVIGVKPDEKVALFADNSCRWLVTDQGIMATGAINVVRGSRSSVEELLQIYHHSDSVALAVDSPELFNRIAETFCSKAAMRFVILLWGEKSCLAIDGGEGLPIYNYKEIIDLGRESRQALGDSLAARQKNYQYETINSDDIATLMYTSGTTGNPKGVMLSHKNLLHQIKNLWDIVPAEVGDKFLSMLPPWHAYERACEYFTFTYGVEQVYTTVRNLKEDLRFYQPKYLISVPLVFETLYSGIQKQISTSSAVRKLVALSFIKVSLAYMESKRIYEGIYLTNLKQPPYLVSVLDWLYARFIAALLWPLHVLAKRLVYSKIHSAIGITKAGISGGGSLPLHVDKFFEAIGVKVQNGYGLTESSPVIACRRPTCNVLGSVGHPIRHTEFKIVDLDTDEALPPGSKGIVNVRGPQVMKGYYKNPEATKQAVDEAGWLNTGDLGWIAPHHSIGRSRNSGGVIVLEGRIKDTIILSTGISRDVLDGIGCCGSGGRGNGYCGWINGCGR from the exons ATGACGACTATTCCTTTGACGTCGAGTCTTATCGTGAATTCTCGGTGCGATCACAGTCGTAGACATGCATTTCAGTTCATTTTCTCTCGGTCTCAATTCAGCGTCTCCAAGAGTTTCACTAGGAAATGCAGGGGTGCCAAAATTGGAGTCTCTCCCAATATGCGATTTCGGGTTCACTGCGAATCCAAG ACACAGGAATTGCAGATAAGGAAGTGCTCACCTTTCCTAGAAAAAACATTACTATCGAGTAATGGTGCCTCGGACTCTGATGATTGGGTAGCAGTGCCGGACATTTGGAGATATTCAGCGGAGAAATATGGTGATCGGGTTGCCCTGGTGGATCCTTACCACAACCCTCCAACAAATATGACATATAAACAG TTAGAGCAGGAAATCTTAGATTTTTCCGAAGGCTTGAGGGTTATTGGTGTTAAACCGGATGAGAAAGTTGCCCTTTTCGCTGATAATTCGTGCCGGTGGCTTGTTACGGACCAAG GTATAATGGCTACAGGAGCAATTAATGTGGTGCGGGGTTCTAGGTCCTCTGTTGAGGAGCTGCTACAAATATACCATCACTCTGACAG CGTCGCACTTGCTGTGGACAGTCCTGAATTGTTTAATCGAATAGCAGAAACATTCTGCTCCAAGGCAGCTATGAGATTTGTCATTCTACTATGGGGGGAAAAATCATGCCTGGCAATTGATGGAGGGGAAGGACTACCTATTTATAACTATAAGGAGATTATAGACTTGGGGCGAGAGAGCCGTCAGGCTTTGGGTGATTCTCTTGCTGCTA GgcaaaaaaattatcaatatgAAACCATCAACTCTGATGATATTGCAACACTTATGTACACAAGTGGAACTACAGGAAATCCAAAAGGTGTCATGCTTAGCCATAAGAACCTTTTGCACCAG ATAAAAAATTTGTGGGACATCGTGCCTGCTGAAGTTGGGGATAAATTTCTGAGTATGCTTCCACCTTGGCATGCATATGAACGAGCTTGTGAATATTTCACGTTTACATACGGAGTTGAACAAGTGTACACAACTGTGAGGAACTTGAAG GAGGATTTGCGTTTCTATCAACCGAAATACCTGATCTCTGTACCTTTAGTGTTTGAGACCCTCTACAG TGGGATACAAAAACAGATCTCTACGAGCTCCGCTGTTCGTAAGCTTGTGGCACTTTCATTTATTAAAGTCAGCTTGGCATACATGGAGTCAAAGCGAATTTATGAG GGGATATATCTAACAAATCTGAAGCAACCACCATATCTTGTCTCAGTGTTGGACTGGCTGTATGCAAGATTTATTGCAGCACTACTTTGGCCGCTGCATGTGTTAGCAAAGAGGCTTGTTTACAGCAAAATTCACTCTGCTATAGGAATTACCAAG GCTGGCATTAGTGGAGGAGGTAGTTTGCCTTTGCATGTCGATAAATTTTTTGAG GCAATAGGTGTCAAAGTTCAGAATGGATATGGCTTGACTGAGTCATCTCCGGTAATTGCATGTCGACGGCCCACCTGCAAT GTTCTTGGCTCAGTCGGGCATCCAATTCGGCACACAGAATTTAAAATTGTGGATTTGGACACTGATGAAGCTCTTCCACCTGGTTCAAAAGGCATTGTAAACGTTAGGGGGCCACAAGTGATGAAAGGCTACTATAAG AATCCAGAGGCTACAAAACAAGCTGTAGATGAGGCTGGTTGGCTAAACACTGGTGATTTAGGTTGGATTGCTCCTCACCATTCCATAGGGCGAAGTCGTAACTCTGGTGGTGTCATTGTTCTCGAAGGACGCATTAAAGATACTATTATTCTTTCAACAG GTATCTCGCGGGATGTATTAG ATGGTATTGGGTGTTGTGGTAGCGGTGGTAGAGGTAATGGGTATTGTGGCTGGATCAATGGCTGTGGCCGATGA
- the LOC120014866 gene encoding long-chain-fatty-acid--[acyl-carrier-protein] ligase AEE15, chloroplastic isoform X5, with amino-acid sequence MTTIPLTSSLIVNSRCDHSRRHAFQFIFSRSQFSVSKSFTRKCRGAKIGVSPNMRFRVHCESKTQELQIRKCSPFLEKTLLSSNGASDSDDWVAVPDIWRYSAEKYGDRVALVDPYHNPPTNMTYKQLEQEILDFSEGLRVIGVKPDEKVALFADNSCRWLVTDQGIMATGAINVVRGSRSSVEELLQIYHHSDSVALAVDSPELFNRIAETFCSKAAMRFVILLWGEKSCLAIDGGEGLPIYNYKEIIDLGRESRQALGDSLAARQKNYQYETINSDDIATLMYTSGTTGNPKGVMLSHKNLLHQIKNLWDIVPAEVGDKFLSMLPPWHAYERACEYFTFTYGVEQVYTTVRNLKEDLRFYQPKYLISVPLVFETLYSGIQKQISTSSAVRKLVALSFIKVSLAYMESKRIYEGIYLTNLKQPPYLVSVLDWLYARFIAALLWPLHVLAKRLVYSKIHSAIGITKAGISGGGSLPLHVDKFFEAIGVKVQNGYGLTESSPVIACRRPTCNVLGSVGHPIRHTEFKIVDLDTDEALPPGSKGIVNVRGPQVMKGYYKNPEATKQAVDEAGWLNTGDLGWIAPHHSIGRSRNSGGVIVLEGRIKDTIILSTGWIGGCADVVDGIGCCGSGGRGNGYCGWINGCGR; translated from the exons ATGACGACTATTCCTTTGACGTCGAGTCTTATCGTGAATTCTCGGTGCGATCACAGTCGTAGACATGCATTTCAGTTCATTTTCTCTCGGTCTCAATTCAGCGTCTCCAAGAGTTTCACTAGGAAATGCAGGGGTGCCAAAATTGGAGTCTCTCCCAATATGCGATTTCGGGTTCACTGCGAATCCAAG ACACAGGAATTGCAGATAAGGAAGTGCTCACCTTTCCTAGAAAAAACATTACTATCGAGTAATGGTGCCTCGGACTCTGATGATTGGGTAGCAGTGCCGGACATTTGGAGATATTCAGCGGAGAAATATGGTGATCGGGTTGCCCTGGTGGATCCTTACCACAACCCTCCAACAAATATGACATATAAACAG TTAGAGCAGGAAATCTTAGATTTTTCCGAAGGCTTGAGGGTTATTGGTGTTAAACCGGATGAGAAAGTTGCCCTTTTCGCTGATAATTCGTGCCGGTGGCTTGTTACGGACCAAG GTATAATGGCTACAGGAGCAATTAATGTGGTGCGGGGTTCTAGGTCCTCTGTTGAGGAGCTGCTACAAATATACCATCACTCTGACAG CGTCGCACTTGCTGTGGACAGTCCTGAATTGTTTAATCGAATAGCAGAAACATTCTGCTCCAAGGCAGCTATGAGATTTGTCATTCTACTATGGGGGGAAAAATCATGCCTGGCAATTGATGGAGGGGAAGGACTACCTATTTATAACTATAAGGAGATTATAGACTTGGGGCGAGAGAGCCGTCAGGCTTTGGGTGATTCTCTTGCTGCTA GgcaaaaaaattatcaatatgAAACCATCAACTCTGATGATATTGCAACACTTATGTACACAAGTGGAACTACAGGAAATCCAAAAGGTGTCATGCTTAGCCATAAGAACCTTTTGCACCAG ATAAAAAATTTGTGGGACATCGTGCCTGCTGAAGTTGGGGATAAATTTCTGAGTATGCTTCCACCTTGGCATGCATATGAACGAGCTTGTGAATATTTCACGTTTACATACGGAGTTGAACAAGTGTACACAACTGTGAGGAACTTGAAG GAGGATTTGCGTTTCTATCAACCGAAATACCTGATCTCTGTACCTTTAGTGTTTGAGACCCTCTACAG TGGGATACAAAAACAGATCTCTACGAGCTCCGCTGTTCGTAAGCTTGTGGCACTTTCATTTATTAAAGTCAGCTTGGCATACATGGAGTCAAAGCGAATTTATGAG GGGATATATCTAACAAATCTGAAGCAACCACCATATCTTGTCTCAGTGTTGGACTGGCTGTATGCAAGATTTATTGCAGCACTACTTTGGCCGCTGCATGTGTTAGCAAAGAGGCTTGTTTACAGCAAAATTCACTCTGCTATAGGAATTACCAAG GCTGGCATTAGTGGAGGAGGTAGTTTGCCTTTGCATGTCGATAAATTTTTTGAG GCAATAGGTGTCAAAGTTCAGAATGGATATGGCTTGACTGAGTCATCTCCGGTAATTGCATGTCGACGGCCCACCTGCAAT GTTCTTGGCTCAGTCGGGCATCCAATTCGGCACACAGAATTTAAAATTGTGGATTTGGACACTGATGAAGCTCTTCCACCTGGTTCAAAAGGCATTGTAAACGTTAGGGGGCCACAAGTGATGAAAGGCTACTATAAG AATCCAGAGGCTACAAAACAAGCTGTAGATGAGGCTGGTTGGCTAAACACTGGTGATTTAGGTTGGATTGCTCCTCACCATTCCATAGGGCGAAGTCGTAACTCTGGTGGTGTCATTGTTCTCGAAGGACGCATTAAAGATACTATTATTCTTTCAACAG GTTGGATTGGAGGATGTGCCGATGTGGTAGATGGTATTGGGTGTTGTGGTAGCGGTGGTAGAGGTAATGGGTATTGTGGCTGGATCAATGGCTGTGGCCGATGA
- the LOC120014866 gene encoding probable acyl-activating enzyme 16, chloroplastic isoform X1, with protein sequence MTTIPLTSSLIVNSRCDHSRRHAFQFIFSRSQFSVSKSFTRKCRGAKIGVSPNMRFRVHCESKTQELQIRKCSPFLEKTLLSSNGASDSDDWVAVPDIWRYSAEKYGDRVALVDPYHNPPTNMTYKQLEQEILDFSEGLRVIGVKPDEKVALFADNSCRWLVTDQGIMATGAINVVRGSRSSVEELLQIYHHSDSVALAVDSPELFNRIAETFCSKAAMRFVILLWGEKSCLAIDGGEGLPIYNYKEIIDLGRESRQALGDSLAARQKNYQYETINSDDIATLMYTSGTTGNPKGVMLSHKNLLHQIKNLWDIVPAEVGDKFLSMLPPWHAYERACEYFTFTYGVEQVYTTVRNLKEDLRFYQPKYLISVPLVFETLYSGIQKQISTSSAVRKLVALSFIKVSLAYMESKRIYEGIYLTNLKQPPYLVSVLDWLYARFIAALLWPLHVLAKRLVYSKIHSAIGITKAGISGGGSLPLHVDKFFEAIGVKVQNGYGLTESSPVIACRRPTCNVLGSVGHPIRHTEFKIVDLDTDEALPPGSKGIVNVRGPQVMKGYYKNPEATKQAVDEAGWLNTGDLGWIAPHHSIGRSRNSGGVIVLEGRIKDTIILSTGENVEPVELEEAAMRSSVIQQIVVVGQDQRRLGGIIVPNKEEMLMLAKKVSIVDADASELSKERMTGLLHEELRKWTSECSFQIGPILVVDDPFTIDGGLMTPTMKIRRDRVLAKYKEQIANMYN encoded by the exons ATGACGACTATTCCTTTGACGTCGAGTCTTATCGTGAATTCTCGGTGCGATCACAGTCGTAGACATGCATTTCAGTTCATTTTCTCTCGGTCTCAATTCAGCGTCTCCAAGAGTTTCACTAGGAAATGCAGGGGTGCCAAAATTGGAGTCTCTCCCAATATGCGATTTCGGGTTCACTGCGAATCCAAG ACACAGGAATTGCAGATAAGGAAGTGCTCACCTTTCCTAGAAAAAACATTACTATCGAGTAATGGTGCCTCGGACTCTGATGATTGGGTAGCAGTGCCGGACATTTGGAGATATTCAGCGGAGAAATATGGTGATCGGGTTGCCCTGGTGGATCCTTACCACAACCCTCCAACAAATATGACATATAAACAG TTAGAGCAGGAAATCTTAGATTTTTCCGAAGGCTTGAGGGTTATTGGTGTTAAACCGGATGAGAAAGTTGCCCTTTTCGCTGATAATTCGTGCCGGTGGCTTGTTACGGACCAAG GTATAATGGCTACAGGAGCAATTAATGTGGTGCGGGGTTCTAGGTCCTCTGTTGAGGAGCTGCTACAAATATACCATCACTCTGACAG CGTCGCACTTGCTGTGGACAGTCCTGAATTGTTTAATCGAATAGCAGAAACATTCTGCTCCAAGGCAGCTATGAGATTTGTCATTCTACTATGGGGGGAAAAATCATGCCTGGCAATTGATGGAGGGGAAGGACTACCTATTTATAACTATAAGGAGATTATAGACTTGGGGCGAGAGAGCCGTCAGGCTTTGGGTGATTCTCTTGCTGCTA GgcaaaaaaattatcaatatgAAACCATCAACTCTGATGATATTGCAACACTTATGTACACAAGTGGAACTACAGGAAATCCAAAAGGTGTCATGCTTAGCCATAAGAACCTTTTGCACCAG ATAAAAAATTTGTGGGACATCGTGCCTGCTGAAGTTGGGGATAAATTTCTGAGTATGCTTCCACCTTGGCATGCATATGAACGAGCTTGTGAATATTTCACGTTTACATACGGAGTTGAACAAGTGTACACAACTGTGAGGAACTTGAAG GAGGATTTGCGTTTCTATCAACCGAAATACCTGATCTCTGTACCTTTAGTGTTTGAGACCCTCTACAG TGGGATACAAAAACAGATCTCTACGAGCTCCGCTGTTCGTAAGCTTGTGGCACTTTCATTTATTAAAGTCAGCTTGGCATACATGGAGTCAAAGCGAATTTATGAG GGGATATATCTAACAAATCTGAAGCAACCACCATATCTTGTCTCAGTGTTGGACTGGCTGTATGCAAGATTTATTGCAGCACTACTTTGGCCGCTGCATGTGTTAGCAAAGAGGCTTGTTTACAGCAAAATTCACTCTGCTATAGGAATTACCAAG GCTGGCATTAGTGGAGGAGGTAGTTTGCCTTTGCATGTCGATAAATTTTTTGAG GCAATAGGTGTCAAAGTTCAGAATGGATATGGCTTGACTGAGTCATCTCCGGTAATTGCATGTCGACGGCCCACCTGCAAT GTTCTTGGCTCAGTCGGGCATCCAATTCGGCACACAGAATTTAAAATTGTGGATTTGGACACTGATGAAGCTCTTCCACCTGGTTCAAAAGGCATTGTAAACGTTAGGGGGCCACAAGTGATGAAAGGCTACTATAAG AATCCAGAGGCTACAAAACAAGCTGTAGATGAGGCTGGTTGGCTAAACACTGGTGATTTAGGTTGGATTGCTCCTCACCATTCCATAGGGCGAAGTCGTAACTCTGGTGGTGTCATTGTTCTCGAAGGACGCATTAAAGATACTATTATTCTTTCAACAG GTGAAAATGTTGAACCTGTTGAGTTGGAAGAAGCTGCCATGAGAAGTAGTGTTATTCAACAGATTGTTGTCGTTGGCCAG GATCAACGTCGTCTTGGAGGTATAATTGTtccaaataaagaagaaatgCTAATGTTGGCCAAAAAAGTGTCCATCGTAGATGCTGATGCCAGTGAGCTTAGTAAGGAAAGAATGACAGGCCTACTACATGAAGAACTGAGGAAATG GACATCAGAGTGTTCATTTCAAATTGGTCCAATCCTTGTTGTGGATGACCCTTTTACA ATTGATGGTGGTTTAATGACCCCAACCATGAAAATCCGCAGAGATAGAGTCCTTGCAAAATACAAGGAGCAGATAGCTAATATGTACAATTAA
- the LOC120014866 gene encoding long-chain-fatty-acid--[acyl-carrier-protein] ligase AEE15, chloroplastic isoform X4, with protein MTTIPLTSSLIVNSRCDHSRRHAFQFIFSRSQFSVSKSFTRKCRGAKIGVSPNMRFRVHCESKTQELQIRKCSPFLEKTLLSSNGASDSDDWVAVPDIWRYSAEKYGDRVALVDPYHNPPTNMTYKQLEQEILDFSEGLRVIGVKPDEKVALFADNSCRWLVTDQGIMATGAINVVRGSRSSVEELLQIYHHSDSVALAVDSPELFNRIAETFCSKAAMRFVILLWGEKSCLAIDGGEGLPIYNYKEIIDLGRESRQALGDSLAARQKNYQYETINSDDIATLMYTSGTTGNPKGVMLSHKNLLHQIKNLWDIVPAEVGDKFLSMLPPWHAYERACEYFTFTYGVEQVYTTVRNLKEDLRFYQPKYLISVPLVFETLYSGIQKQISTSSAVRKLVALSFIKVSLAYMESKRIYEGIYLTNLKQPPYLVSVLDWLYARFIAALLWPLHVLAKRLVYSKIHSAIGITKAGISGGGSLPLHVDKFFEAIGVKVQNGYGLTESSPVIACRRPTCNVLGSVGHPIRHTEFKIVDLDTDEALPPGSKGIVNVRGPQVMKGYYKNPEATKQAVDEAGWLNTGDLGWIAPHHSIGRSRNSGGVIVLEGRIKDTIILSTGISRDVLGWIGGCADVVDGIGCCGSGGRGNGYCGWINGCGR; from the exons ATGACGACTATTCCTTTGACGTCGAGTCTTATCGTGAATTCTCGGTGCGATCACAGTCGTAGACATGCATTTCAGTTCATTTTCTCTCGGTCTCAATTCAGCGTCTCCAAGAGTTTCACTAGGAAATGCAGGGGTGCCAAAATTGGAGTCTCTCCCAATATGCGATTTCGGGTTCACTGCGAATCCAAG ACACAGGAATTGCAGATAAGGAAGTGCTCACCTTTCCTAGAAAAAACATTACTATCGAGTAATGGTGCCTCGGACTCTGATGATTGGGTAGCAGTGCCGGACATTTGGAGATATTCAGCGGAGAAATATGGTGATCGGGTTGCCCTGGTGGATCCTTACCACAACCCTCCAACAAATATGACATATAAACAG TTAGAGCAGGAAATCTTAGATTTTTCCGAAGGCTTGAGGGTTATTGGTGTTAAACCGGATGAGAAAGTTGCCCTTTTCGCTGATAATTCGTGCCGGTGGCTTGTTACGGACCAAG GTATAATGGCTACAGGAGCAATTAATGTGGTGCGGGGTTCTAGGTCCTCTGTTGAGGAGCTGCTACAAATATACCATCACTCTGACAG CGTCGCACTTGCTGTGGACAGTCCTGAATTGTTTAATCGAATAGCAGAAACATTCTGCTCCAAGGCAGCTATGAGATTTGTCATTCTACTATGGGGGGAAAAATCATGCCTGGCAATTGATGGAGGGGAAGGACTACCTATTTATAACTATAAGGAGATTATAGACTTGGGGCGAGAGAGCCGTCAGGCTTTGGGTGATTCTCTTGCTGCTA GgcaaaaaaattatcaatatgAAACCATCAACTCTGATGATATTGCAACACTTATGTACACAAGTGGAACTACAGGAAATCCAAAAGGTGTCATGCTTAGCCATAAGAACCTTTTGCACCAG ATAAAAAATTTGTGGGACATCGTGCCTGCTGAAGTTGGGGATAAATTTCTGAGTATGCTTCCACCTTGGCATGCATATGAACGAGCTTGTGAATATTTCACGTTTACATACGGAGTTGAACAAGTGTACACAACTGTGAGGAACTTGAAG GAGGATTTGCGTTTCTATCAACCGAAATACCTGATCTCTGTACCTTTAGTGTTTGAGACCCTCTACAG TGGGATACAAAAACAGATCTCTACGAGCTCCGCTGTTCGTAAGCTTGTGGCACTTTCATTTATTAAAGTCAGCTTGGCATACATGGAGTCAAAGCGAATTTATGAG GGGATATATCTAACAAATCTGAAGCAACCACCATATCTTGTCTCAGTGTTGGACTGGCTGTATGCAAGATTTATTGCAGCACTACTTTGGCCGCTGCATGTGTTAGCAAAGAGGCTTGTTTACAGCAAAATTCACTCTGCTATAGGAATTACCAAG GCTGGCATTAGTGGAGGAGGTAGTTTGCCTTTGCATGTCGATAAATTTTTTGAG GCAATAGGTGTCAAAGTTCAGAATGGATATGGCTTGACTGAGTCATCTCCGGTAATTGCATGTCGACGGCCCACCTGCAAT GTTCTTGGCTCAGTCGGGCATCCAATTCGGCACACAGAATTTAAAATTGTGGATTTGGACACTGATGAAGCTCTTCCACCTGGTTCAAAAGGCATTGTAAACGTTAGGGGGCCACAAGTGATGAAAGGCTACTATAAG AATCCAGAGGCTACAAAACAAGCTGTAGATGAGGCTGGTTGGCTAAACACTGGTGATTTAGGTTGGATTGCTCCTCACCATTCCATAGGGCGAAGTCGTAACTCTGGTGGTGTCATTGTTCTCGAAGGACGCATTAAAGATACTATTATTCTTTCAACAG GTATCTCGCGGGATGTATTAGGTTGGATTGGAGGATGTGCCGATGTGGTAGATGGTATTGGGTGTTGTGGTAGCGGTGGTAGAGGTAATGGGTATTGTGGCTGGATCAATGGCTGTGGCCGATGA